The following proteins are encoded in a genomic region of Lactiplantibacillus plantarum:
- the alaS gene encoding alanine--tRNA ligase yields the protein MKKLSSSEIRQMYLDFFHEKGHTIVPSASLVPVDDPTLLWINSGVATMKKYFDGSVVPDNPRMTSSQKSIRTNDIENVGRTARHHTLFEMLGNFSVGDYFKKEAISWAWELLTSPKWFGWDPDKLYMTVYPKDTDAAKFWEATGVKPDHIIKVEDNFWDIGQGPSGPDSEIFYDRGEAFNNLADDDPENYPGGENERYLEVWNIVFSQFNHTPEGTYEPLPRKNIDTGMGLERVVSVFQNAKTNFETDLFLPIIHKTEELSDGKHYGDNAQDDVSFKVIADHARAITFAISDGALPSNEGRGYVIRRLIRRAILHGQKLGLKEAFLDQLVPIVGKIMASHYPDVLKNSAYIEKIVASEESRFNETLNDGLNLLNNLIAETKQAGHDTLAGKDAFKLYDTYGFPFELTKEYAGDEDLDVDEAGFEVEMKAQRDRARNARSSAKSMGVQRSLLIDIKTPSEYVGYDELTNVQGTLNDIIVDETLVDHVDSGQAEMIFSKTPFYAEMGGQVADRGVILDDAGEMVAKVTDVQNAPNKQHLHTVEVLKPMRKDATYTLNVDLAFHNKVEKNHTATHLLDQALRDVLGEHTKQAGSLVEPDYLRFDFTHFGQVTDEELAKVEQIVNDKIWAALPVSAIQTDQETGHKMGAIAVFTEKYGKIVRVVSIGDYSIEFDGGTHVKNSSELGLFKIVSETGIGAGTRRIEAVTSKEAFELLAGEEQTLKQVAAQVKAPKLADTPAKVSQLQADLKAEQQNRASLESRLAKQQAGAVFDQVDDVNGTTLIAQQIEVSGMDQLRQLADTWKTKQYSDVLVLGTVIGEKVNLLVAVSDDKVKAGIKAGDLIKAIAPKVGGGGGGRPTLAQAGGKKPAGLPAALKAAHEWLAEQ from the coding sequence ATGAAAAAATTAAGTAGTAGTGAAATTCGGCAAATGTACTTGGACTTTTTTCATGAAAAAGGTCATACGATTGTCCCTAGTGCATCACTAGTTCCCGTGGATGACCCAACGTTATTATGGATCAACTCCGGTGTTGCAACGATGAAGAAGTACTTTGATGGCTCCGTTGTGCCGGATAACCCCCGCATGACGAGTTCACAGAAGAGTATTCGGACGAATGATATTGAGAATGTTGGGCGGACGGCGCGGCACCACACGTTGTTTGAAATGCTTGGTAATTTCTCAGTTGGTGACTACTTCAAAAAAGAAGCAATCAGTTGGGCCTGGGAACTCTTGACCTCACCAAAATGGTTTGGCTGGGATCCTGACAAGTTATACATGACTGTTTATCCCAAGGACACGGATGCCGCGAAATTCTGGGAAGCAACTGGCGTGAAACCAGACCACATCATTAAAGTCGAAGATAACTTCTGGGACATTGGTCAAGGCCCATCTGGCCCCGATTCAGAAATTTTTTATGATCGTGGCGAAGCTTTCAATAATTTAGCTGATGATGACCCGGAAAACTATCCTGGTGGTGAAAATGAACGTTACTTGGAAGTTTGGAACATTGTCTTTTCGCAATTTAACCACACTCCTGAAGGTACTTACGAACCACTCCCGCGTAAGAATATTGATACGGGGATGGGGCTAGAACGGGTCGTTTCGGTCTTTCAAAATGCGAAAACCAATTTTGAAACTGACCTATTCCTCCCAATTATTCATAAGACGGAAGAATTAAGTGATGGCAAGCACTACGGTGATAACGCCCAGGACGATGTGTCCTTCAAAGTGATTGCCGATCACGCTCGGGCCATTACGTTTGCTATTAGTGACGGGGCCTTACCTTCCAACGAAGGTCGTGGCTATGTCATTCGGCGGTTGATTCGGCGGGCAATCCTACATGGTCAAAAATTAGGTTTGAAAGAAGCTTTCTTGGACCAATTAGTACCGATTGTTGGCAAGATCATGGCTTCACACTATCCCGACGTGCTCAAAAATAGTGCGTATATCGAAAAGATCGTGGCTTCAGAAGAAAGTCGCTTCAATGAGACCTTGAATGATGGGTTGAATCTGTTAAATAACTTGATCGCGGAAACCAAGCAGGCTGGTCACGATACACTAGCTGGTAAGGATGCATTTAAGTTATATGACACTTATGGCTTCCCGTTCGAACTAACTAAGGAATACGCTGGCGACGAAGATTTAGATGTCGACGAAGCTGGTTTTGAAGTTGAAATGAAGGCTCAACGTGACCGCGCACGCAATGCACGTAGCAGTGCCAAGTCCATGGGCGTCCAACGGAGTCTCTTGATCGACATCAAAACGCCAAGTGAATACGTGGGATATGACGAATTAACGAATGTGCAGGGGACTTTGAACGACATTATTGTTGACGAGACCCTGGTTGATCACGTCGACAGTGGTCAAGCTGAGATGATTTTCAGCAAGACACCGTTTTATGCTGAAATGGGTGGTCAGGTTGCCGACCGTGGTGTGATCTTAGATGATGCCGGTGAAATGGTGGCTAAAGTGACTGACGTACAAAATGCACCCAACAAGCAGCATTTACACACCGTTGAAGTGTTGAAACCAATGCGAAAAGACGCGACTTATACGCTGAACGTTGACTTGGCATTCCACAACAAAGTCGAAAAGAATCATACCGCCACCCACTTGTTAGACCAGGCGCTTCGTGACGTTCTCGGTGAACATACGAAACAAGCTGGTTCACTTGTAGAACCTGATTATTTACGGTTTGACTTTACTCACTTTGGTCAAGTGACTGACGAAGAGTTAGCTAAAGTTGAACAAATCGTCAATGATAAGATCTGGGCAGCGTTACCAGTCAGTGCTATTCAAACGGACCAAGAAACTGGTCACAAGATGGGCGCAATTGCGGTTTTCACTGAAAAGTATGGCAAAATTGTGCGGGTTGTTTCAATTGGTGATTATTCTATCGAATTCGATGGTGGGACCCACGTTAAGAACAGTAGTGAATTGGGGCTATTTAAGATTGTTTCCGAAACAGGGATTGGCGCTGGAACGCGGCGGATTGAAGCCGTTACTTCGAAGGAAGCTTTCGAACTGCTTGCCGGCGAAGAACAAACCTTGAAGCAAGTTGCTGCTCAAGTCAAGGCACCGAAGTTAGCTGATACGCCAGCCAAGGTTAGTCAGTTACAAGCCGATCTCAAAGCGGAACAACAGAACCGGGCCAGCCTCGAAAGTCGCTTAGCCAAACAGCAGGCTGGGGCAGTCTTTGATCAAGTTGACGATGTGAACGGTACGACGTTGATCGCCCAACAAATTGAAGTCTCTGGCATGGATCAACTCCGTCAATTGGCCGATACTTGGAAGACCAAGCAGTATTCTGACGTACTGGTACTTGGAACAGTCATTGGCGAAAAGGTCAACTTATTAGTTGCTGTTAGTGATGACAAGGTCAAGGCAGGTATCAAAGCTGGTGACTTGATCAAAGCCATTGCACCAAAAGTTGGTGGTGGCGGCGGTGGCCGCCCAACCTTAGCCCAAGCTGGCGGGAAGAAGCCTGCTGGACTACCAGCGGCGCTGAAAGCTGCGCATGAGTGGCTTGCCGAACAATAA
- a CDS encoding DEAD/DEAH box helicase, translated as MTASFEDFKLQPFLMQALTDINFRKPTAVQEKLIPVIAAGRSVIGQSATGSGKTHTFLLPMINQLNADERYVQAVITTPSRELAYQIQTAAKQLIQHSPKAIHIGLYVGGTDKQEQIEKLNRHQPQLIIGTPGRILDLMRSQALDVHRATQLVVDEADMTLDLGFLNVVDQIAGRMPADLQMLVFSATMPQKLTPFLRKYMNNPVMEEIPVESVISPTIDNWLISTKSHDKNSIIYRLLTIGEPYLVLVFANTKERVQELTHYLRQQGLTVAMIHGDIQPRERKRVMRDVQQLKYQFVVATDLAARGIDIEGVSHVINDDIPNDLEFFIHRVGRTGRNGMAGTAITLYSPGEEAKVSAVEAMGIKFKPKAIRDGEIVDSYDRNRRAKRGPKQEKLDPTLIGYVKKSKKKIKPGYKRRIRKKISDKARMDRRIEQRAAARKERKDRKS; from the coding sequence ATGACCGCAAGTTTTGAAGATTTTAAATTGCAGCCGTTCTTGATGCAGGCACTGACTGACATCAATTTCCGCAAACCGACTGCGGTACAGGAAAAGTTGATTCCAGTGATTGCTGCTGGCCGCAGCGTCATCGGTCAGTCAGCAACTGGGAGTGGTAAGACGCATACGTTTTTACTGCCAATGATCAATCAACTGAATGCTGATGAACGTTACGTGCAGGCAGTTATCACAACGCCCAGCCGTGAATTAGCTTATCAGATTCAGACTGCTGCTAAACAGTTGATCCAACACAGCCCGAAAGCCATTCACATTGGACTCTATGTCGGTGGGACTGATAAGCAGGAACAGATTGAAAAGCTAAATCGGCACCAACCACAGTTGATTATTGGGACCCCAGGACGGATTCTGGACTTAATGCGCTCCCAGGCACTCGATGTGCATCGTGCGACTCAGCTAGTAGTTGATGAAGCCGATATGACGCTAGACTTGGGCTTTTTGAACGTGGTTGACCAGATTGCTGGCCGAATGCCTGCTGATTTACAAATGTTGGTGTTCTCAGCCACGATGCCACAAAAATTAACGCCATTTTTGCGCAAGTACATGAACAATCCAGTTATGGAAGAAATTCCAGTAGAATCTGTGATTAGTCCGACTATTGATAACTGGCTGATTTCCACCAAGAGTCACGATAAAAACAGTATTATTTATCGCTTGCTGACGATTGGTGAACCGTATCTCGTGTTGGTTTTTGCTAACACGAAGGAACGAGTTCAAGAGTTGACCCATTATTTGCGCCAACAAGGTTTAACGGTCGCAATGATCCATGGAGATATTCAACCACGTGAACGAAAGCGGGTTATGCGCGACGTCCAACAATTGAAGTATCAATTTGTTGTTGCCACTGATCTAGCTGCCCGTGGGATTGATATTGAAGGTGTTTCACACGTCATCAATGATGATATTCCGAATGACTTAGAATTCTTCATTCACCGTGTTGGCCGGACCGGCCGGAATGGAATGGCGGGGACTGCGATTACGTTATATAGCCCAGGCGAAGAAGCCAAGGTCAGTGCAGTTGAAGCAATGGGGATCAAGTTCAAACCGAAGGCGATTCGTGATGGTGAGATTGTGGATTCATATGACCGTAATCGTCGGGCTAAACGGGGGCCAAAACAGGAAAAACTGGACCCAACCTTGATTGGTTACGTCAAAAAGTCCAAGAAAAAGATCAAGCCGGGTTACAAACGCCGCATTCGTAAAAAGATCAGCGATAAGGCGCGGATGGACCGCCGCATCGAACAACGAGCGGCTGCCCGCAAGGAACGCAAGGATCGTAAGTCTTAA
- a CDS encoding DHH family phosphoesterase, whose product MTVQTAIFDLIKQAKTIIIHRHQRPDPDAIGSQLGLAAIIKASFPAKRVLTPGKQYHGFDWLGQMDEVTEADYQDALVLILDTANQPRIDGELWNQGKTIVKIDHHPNDDAFGDPQWVDVDASSTSEMIYNWYAPLAAELTLTANAARLLYAGIVGDTGRFLYSATKPSTMRAAAALMEAGADAEAVNRIEDTITLPVARLSAYVYEHLTQLDSGAAYVILTNAILDSFAIGDASTAGVVPLPGRIDTVKCWAIFVQQKEGDFRIRLRSKGPSINGVAKNHDGGGHALASGAKAKDQQEIETVVRELDQVASHYEKEV is encoded by the coding sequence ATGACCGTCCAAACAGCAATTTTTGACTTAATTAAACAAGCAAAAACAATCATCATTCATCGTCATCAGCGACCTGACCCAGACGCCATCGGAAGCCAGTTAGGGTTAGCAGCTATCATTAAGGCTAGCTTTCCTGCGAAGCGGGTATTGACACCTGGAAAACAGTACCATGGTTTTGACTGGTTAGGACAAATGGATGAGGTTACCGAAGCGGACTATCAAGACGCACTAGTATTAATTCTTGATACCGCTAATCAGCCCCGAATTGATGGTGAACTTTGGAATCAAGGTAAGACAATTGTTAAAATCGATCATCACCCAAACGATGACGCTTTCGGTGACCCACAGTGGGTCGACGTTGATGCTTCCAGTACGAGTGAGATGATTTATAATTGGTACGCACCCCTTGCGGCGGAGTTAACGCTAACGGCTAACGCCGCTCGGTTGTTGTATGCCGGCATCGTTGGGGACACCGGTCGCTTTCTATACTCTGCGACCAAGCCTAGTACCATGCGAGCAGCAGCGGCCTTAATGGAAGCCGGTGCGGATGCTGAAGCTGTCAATCGTATTGAAGATACCATCACGTTACCAGTCGCACGGTTGTCGGCCTACGTTTATGAACATCTGACACAGTTGGATTCGGGTGCAGCTTACGTTATTTTAACGAATGCGATTCTCGATTCATTTGCAATCGGTGATGCTAGTACTGCTGGGGTTGTCCCATTACCTGGGCGTATTGATACGGTTAAGTGCTGGGCGATTTTTGTTCAACAAAAGGAAGGTGACTTCCGTATTCGGTTACGTTCAAAGGGACCGTCAATCAACGGTGTGGCCAAGAACCATGATGGTGGGGGCCACGCATTAGCGAGCGGTGCCAAGGCTAAAGACCAACAAGAAATTGAAACGGTAGTGCGAGAACTCGACCAAGTCGCTAGCCATTATGAGAAAGAGGTTTAA
- the dinB gene encoding DNA polymerase IV produces MAQSIVEAPIRVDTSRKIIHVDMDAFYASIEEREHPAYKTQPLVIAHDPRQTGGRGVVTTANYVARQFGVHSAMPAAKALELCPTAVFKTPNFPLYREVSAQIHRIFHEYTEMIEPIAFDEAYLDVTTNKKHIHSAVELAHRLQQEIWHQTHLTCSTGISYNKFIAKLASDYRKPAGVTIVLPQDAEPFLLREPIEKFRGVGKKTVPKMHDLGIKTGQDLYAQSELDLIKQFGKLGYILYRRVRGSDDRPVEYLRERKSIGKERTFGPFLQSTTEVNTHLKAIAKLVAASMQSHQRHGKTLVLKLRYGDFVTITKRRTFGEFIPNDAALFEQYAEEIFEEVVDDHFNSGIRLLGITLTGLAPLAFENLTLPLYPNDN; encoded by the coding sequence ATGGCACAGTCAATTGTTGAAGCGCCTATTCGGGTGGATACGAGTCGGAAAATTATTCATGTGGACATGGACGCGTTTTATGCGTCAATCGAAGAGCGGGAGCATCCAGCCTACAAGACGCAGCCGTTAGTGATCGCGCATGATCCTCGGCAGACAGGTGGGCGAGGCGTTGTGACGACGGCTAACTATGTTGCCCGCCAATTTGGCGTTCACTCGGCGATGCCAGCTGCTAAAGCATTAGAACTCTGCCCAACAGCAGTATTTAAGACGCCCAACTTTCCGTTGTACCGCGAAGTTTCGGCGCAGATTCATCGTATTTTCCATGAGTATACAGAGATGATTGAGCCAATTGCCTTTGATGAGGCTTACTTGGATGTGACTACGAATAAGAAACACATCCATAGTGCGGTCGAACTGGCGCACCGATTACAACAAGAAATTTGGCATCAAACACATTTAACTTGTTCAACGGGAATCTCCTACAACAAATTCATTGCCAAACTAGCATCAGATTATCGAAAACCAGCGGGTGTGACGATCGTATTACCACAGGATGCAGAACCATTTTTGTTACGTGAACCCATCGAGAAATTTCGGGGTGTCGGTAAAAAGACGGTACCTAAAATGCACGATTTAGGAATCAAGACTGGACAGGATTTATACGCACAGTCTGAATTAGACCTAATCAAACAATTTGGCAAGTTGGGCTATATTTTATACCGGCGAGTGCGCGGCAGTGATGATCGGCCAGTCGAGTATTTACGTGAACGGAAATCAATCGGCAAAGAGCGGACGTTTGGACCGTTTCTCCAATCGACGACGGAAGTTAATACGCACTTGAAGGCCATCGCTAAGTTGGTAGCAGCTAGCATGCAATCGCATCAGCGCCACGGTAAAACACTCGTTCTCAAGTTGCGTTACGGTGACTTTGTCACAATTACCAAGCGGCGAACGTTCGGTGAATTCATACCTAATGACGCGGCCTTGTTTGAGCAGTACGCCGAAGAGATTTTTGAAGAGGTGGTCGATGATCATTTTAACTCTGGCATCCGCCTGTTAGGGATCACGCTAACTGGCTTGGCACCACTGGCGTTTGAGAACTTAACGTTACCACTTTATCCAAATGATAATTAA